In the Glycine max cultivar Williams 82 chromosome 6, Glycine_max_v4.0, whole genome shotgun sequence genome, TGGGCAATGAAATTATGTTTTTCACTTCTTAGCTTTATTTGGGCTTAAACCCTTTCTCCCTAGTTTTTTAAGTAGCTTTTCTAGACTTTTCTTTAGGATTCTGACTTTTTAGATTATGATGTTTTCTTCCTATATCATTCAAATTTCATATatctcattcaatttttttttattaattttaacattgtcatttttttacttcttaagGCATTAAACATCTCAGGATCACTTCGAATCAAGATTTCAACAGACCATAGAGATAACCCCCCAATTGATATTAATATTCGGCGTTCTGATACACAAGATCCTCAGAAGAGACGAGTGTAGAGCATACTAGCTGGTGAGAGTTTTAGATGATAACTATTATATAACTCAGAGTTTCAGGGAAGAGGGAGTTTAGAGAAAAGTCATTTTAATGAGAAGAGAGTATTATTTGATTCAGTATGCCTAAACATACAGACTCGTTCCCTTTATATAGGAGGGGAATGAACACTAACATACAAAGTCTTATCCGGGTAAGGATAAGATTATTACAATAGAAGATAACATAGAATTTACTTTCTTAAAAGTAAGATAAAGCTGAGTAGACTCAAGATAAGGCAGTTTCTGAACAACTGACACGTGGCACACAAATACAATGAGAAGGATAGGATTACGATCATCCTTATCTTGAAAGTTACTCTCTCTACTGCACACCTTTATACAAGATTCCTTCAACAATCCACTAATTTGATCTAGTGGATAATGACAAGTTGTAATGTTGTACTTCTAACCTGGTGAGACTTCTGTATACTAGGTGATGATAAGGGTATCGCTTTTTGTGTAACAACTCCTCCATCAATTGAGCATTGTAATCTTCCAAGTCTTGTTCTAATGGAGAATTGTCATTGGCTAAATCTTCCACTTTTTGAAACTTGGGATCTGGAACATAAATCTCTGTTCGAATTTGACTATCATTAGTATTTTGAAGTATTATCCTATCAGTAGGATAAAAATCCTTTGGCCTTTGGGATGAACTTGATAAATCTAGATCCAAAGGTCTGTATGAATAATTGTTAATTTCGCATACATGTCTTGCCAATTGGTTTCGATAGCTTTCTTCCAAGGGATATGCTTCAAAAGTAACCAGATTTCCTATGTGATCTTCTTGGATTCCTCTTTGTCTCTCAATGTCTAGAATCTGTTTCAGCTTCATATGCCATCAAGCTAAAGGAGAAAACCATTCTAATATCATCTATATAGAAGATATTCATCTTTATATGGATATGTCAAGATGTGGTATGTCATGGCTTTAGGGTGATGGGGATAGAATATTGAATTGTATTACACCAACTAGCCCATATGGTTGGTTCACACAAGTCCCATTCAATCTCACAGAAGCGTTTAAATATACCTCTAAAGGATATCTCAGGGTTAAATATTTGTGCAGGAGTGTATTTGAATCTCATGATTTCGTGAAGGAAATAGAAGTAATGGGACTTAGCATATTAAGAATTTGTGCAGGAGTATGGATAACCAACCCTAAAGGGAAAACCCTAACGATTTTAACTGTTTCGAATAGGGGTTTTACCGCTGCTACATCAAACCTGAaagtatataaattgttattttgtatatttactGTAATGTTTATAATAGTTTCTAGTGTTCGTAATGTTTTATGAAAGATCattgtatattattataattgatttgTAGTTGTATTTTTAAACgatgttttctttaattatcGATATTTCATAGTTAATTAATATgcaaataaaaagtatatatataagtaattagATATCCAagagaaataaatgaatattaaaGTTATTACTTACGCCAATTAAGTACATAAATAGGTTCTATGATAACACCATATCCAAACCCCTTCCATTATCACTTTTTCATAGTGCCtgataatataattatacaaaTCATGTCATTAGGTCTTTTATAAATGATAATCACCTTCCATATATGATAATGAATTTGCTGCTTAGCACACTAACCATAATTtagatgaataaaataatcgaATTTTCATTGAATCCAAAACAAATGCATCAAATCAAATGTATATAATTCAAAATGAGTACACATATAAACAGGTTAAAGTTTCACTATGACCACGAGGACCTCCCCTCAGCCTGATCAGTCACTTATGACACCAACGTTTGGTTTGATTTGCCCACCTACCTTGTACCATGTCAAGCATAGTCCTAGAAAAGGAGCATCAATCAAATCAGTCTTCTGTTAAGTGTTAATGGTTGAAACTCAAGCATTTCAATTCTATCCTCTTGAACTTCAAGCCTTCTTTTCATTGTTCTTTCCTATTGAAATCATCCATAATACCTGCTTCAGTCATCCCACATCTTCCTTTTCAAAGCCAAACATTATGATGCATACACTTTGACCATAATGCGTTTTAATAAGCTCTGTGCTCTGTCCTCATTCCCCATATTCGCCAATAAAACTCTAACTAGAAAGGACTTGAAAGCAGATTTcttttcaagaataattaatcCACCCAATCTCCCTTCAAAATGTTTATGAATTCATTCACAGTCAGGATCTCCCTAAGGATGTTCAAATAATCTTTTATCTACATTCtccatttttcaaataattaaccCATATACAAGTTCTAGCTCAGGATGTAGTATCATCATGCTGAAGAGTGATcacaaaaagtataaaatagaataaattataCTGACATTCCCTAAGTTTTTTTCAGATTGcacaatattttttccttttctatgtCTATACACTAATCCtcttaattgtttgaaaaacattatattGACACTCCTTATACATTACATTAACCCccttaattgtttgaaaaaaattacaatatatacCTCTATATAGGAGGTTGTTATAAATGATAACAAAGATTTATGACAAAGCAGGGTACTCTGCAAAACATGTGTCTTTTTACCTGTGGGCAAGCTTAGGGACATGCCCACACATGACAAGAAAATGATGCCACTAAGCTGACTAACTCTGCCAATACTTTTATCCAAGTTCAACGATTGAGACAGTGACGGTCAACATTGTTGTTTGTCATTATTTAACTTTCATATTCCAAATGCATCAAGCAGCTGAGAATGTTGAAATGCTGAAATGAATGTGCTACAGTTACACCACTAAATAATTCACACCTAGGTTTTTCTGAAATATCTTTTGATCCAGTCCACATGTATAAAACATAAATCAGCAAAAGCTCATAAATCTCgggtatttttttctaataaaatttcaaGTAAACCTTTGAAATTTTAACATAGTCAGTCCCAAGTTTggctgaaaaaataaaagagggaCATGTCAGGAAGTTGATACTTGATAACTAACTTAATACTTAGCATCTCAATGACATGAATCACCAATGAAAATTTCAAGCAGATGAAACCATAGTGTAATTATTTCCTGATCATGTTCAATCACATGAATGTATACAAACATCACAGCaatcaagaaatttaaaataagtggCTGCAAATCAAAGAAAACATttgaattaacaaaaatataaatcctAGAAATAATTGAAACTGAAAACCAAACCAACATTGGGGTGCAGGTGTCCAAAGATTTGGTAGAGATTGAAGGGTGTCCCTTCCCATTTTCAGAAAGAATACTAACTGTGGTAGTTCCATCTTCTGTATTTTTCCACTGTTTGGGTTATTAAGAAAAGAAGGGTCTTACTCAACAGTTCACACTAATACttccaaataaaacaaaattacccACCTTAATTCAATTTTGGGACTAAAAAATCTCTACAGAGGCATGAATGTGAGTTTGTACCAAAGCAACCAGTCTTCCAGTAAACTAACTGATCATGGGTGCAGCTGTAGCACCAAGACCACATGAGCTAGGACCTGTTTCGATAAAACTTCTCATTAAGAATTTGTAGGGAAAGAAAAactgataaaatgaattaagcttTTCCCACAATTTTGTGCATCCCAATAAAAatctttcttcttttagttCCTTAACCAATGCCCTAAGGGCACTGGTTAGCATTTGCCTTTAAAGAATTATCATGTTGAAACTTGAATTCCTTCTTTCCTTGAAGCAGGAGCAAACATATACTATCTTCGATTCAATTATGTGTGTGTAGGTTCTAGGACAAACATAAAGATAATCTCATAAACCTAAACTAGCatacttcaaattttaatatttaaatcataCCCATATTTATCACGACAAATAAGATGCACCAACAATAAGATATTAACAATGGCAAGTCAACAAAAATAGTGAATATTTCTATCATCTTGGAATCATTTTATCTTCCATCAAATTAGATCAATAATAACCTGCCATTCATTTTCTAAGTAGTTTATATGGAATTTAACATTTTAAGAACACCATCATCCATTTTGATGTTACACCATGCATCATCAACTTAATTAGCCAGCCAAGTATTTTCAGCTTGTTACAATGGAAATGGGAGTGCCAAGCAAGCAAGTCCATATACCTGCTTATGTATCATTTTCAGATTATTTCAATTGCAATTAGATGCATCTCAGCCCCTTAATCTAATAGAAACCAAATCAACACATACTATTGGATTAAAAGTATAATGCACAAATGCACAATAACTTGGATTGAAGCTACTTACCTCCAGGTTTGGGAGCATCCACAACCACAAGTAGTAGAATTGGAAGCTAAGGTAGCAGACTTAATGACTCCTTTTTGATGGGGGTCAAGCAAAGAAGGCCTCAATGAGCATATCTCCTTCAACAAAAGCAGTATCCAGACAATGTTCCAAGCCTTCTTAAAATCTCTATTGTTGGTTGCAAGTACTCTTCATTGTATATTCATCTCCACTTTGGATTTACCTTTCTGGTATTTTGGAACAGAATCTCACGTTGAGTGTGCATTTGGTGGAACCAAATCTACAATTCATGCCAACACCAATGCATCTAAAAGCTCAAAAGCCCCTGACAGCTTCTCTGACTTACAAACCAAGGAAACCACAGTTTTCCACACATTCTCATTGCAAAAAAACCCTCCACCCAAACCACTCAAAACCTTCCCCAACAACTCAAAATCCCCTTCCTGGCACAACCTGCCAACAAACTCATTCAAACTTGAGGAACACGGAACATAGCCTTTAAAAACCATCTCCTCCAAAACCAACCCAGCTTCCTCAAACTGCATCCACTGACAAAGCCCATCAAACACTGTCCGGTAGGTCACAACATCAGGAACACACTGCCGCCTTGGCATGTCCCGAAACAAATCATCCGCCTCCCTCCATTTTCCCTCTTTACACAACCATCCAATAACCACATTGTACCCAAAAACATCAGGCTTCACACCCTCCACCCCATCATCCAAAACCCTATAAGCCTCCACCAAATTCCCCTCCCTACAAAACTCCCCAATCAACACATTACACGTCACCGCATCCGGCTTCACCCCGCCACTCTTCATCTCCTCCAAAATCCTATACCCTAAACCCTTCTTCCCCGCTTTAAAAACTGCGGAAGTCAAAGTGTTGTACACCACAACATCCAGCCTCAAATTGTTCCTCACCATCTCATCCTTCAACCTAAACGCACAATCGAAGTCCCCAACCTCGCAAACGGCTTTGATCAAATTAGTGTACACAAAAACATTAGGCTTCAATTTAAAAACCCTCTCCATGTCCTCCTTCACACTAAACGCCTCCCGCAAGTTCAAATGCGGGTCTTTGCAGAGCATGTTAATCAGAGTTCCGAACGTGACTTGAGTCGGACGAACCCCGAGCGTGAGCATTTCGTCGAACAGTTTGCGTGCGTGTGCAAGGTCGTTGTTGTTCAGGGAGCAAGCGCGGATGAGGATGTTGTAGGTGCAGGCGTCGGGGCCGGAGGCGGAGAAGTGGCGGAGGCGCGGGAGGAGGCGCGGGAGGGAAGGGAAGTCGCGGCAGAGTAGGAGCGCGTGGAGGAGGGAGTTGAAGGACTTGAGAGTGGGGGTGCAGCGGAAGGAGGGGATTGAGAGGAAGGTGCGCAGGGCGCGGGAGGGGAGGCGGGCGCGTGCGTAGGAAATGATGACGCGGCAGAGGAGGGGTTCGGGGACGGGGAATTGGGTTAGGGTTTGGAGTTGGTGGAGGATTTGTTCCATTTGGGGGAACATTTTGGCGCGGGCGAGTTTGGTGATGAGGAGATCGTAGGAGCGGAGGGAGTGGCGCAGGGGGCGAGGGTTAggattagggttagggttagggttgagGAAGAGCTGGAGGGCGAGGGAGGGGTCTTTCGTGGAACGGAGGAGGGAGGTGAGTCGAAAAGGGGATATGGGTTTCGAAGTGGACATTATTAGTATTTGGTTCTATCAGGTTTGTTTAGCACTGTGATATCATATGGCTCTTGTTTCAGTTGCTTGTGTGATCCTGATTTGTGTCTCACAGGAGAAGCAGGAACATGCTCAGAGAGCTTGATCGTCTTGCCAGTGTGCTGGAGCAAGTGAGTACTATAGACACTAGACAGTGTCATTGATGAGGCAGGTATGCCGCGCACACCTCTCTCTTACTTGTTCACCACTCACTAGTCTCCCCAAGTAAATTCAATCTTTGTTAATGTTTCACCGAGCATTTGTGATGTACTGTACtattagtgtttattttttaattataaaacaactTGTTATTCTTGtgatccaaaaaatatttttgtttttaaatattttaatttttttacaatttacatACTATTgtaaatttatgtaaatatctACTTAATTTCttgtatcattttttatttgattgttgaATGGTGATTTCGTGATGAATTAGGATTGTCTCATGATTAATGTTGTATAACAAACTCGGGttagtggttttttttttttttttttataactggcACACATTACTCTTGATTTCAATCATGTTTAGAATATATttgttcataaaattaaatatatttttaaaacaaatataattagtCAATTAAGTCCTCTAAAATTGTAGAAAGAGGAGAGAAAGTATTCAAgcataaaacatattttgtaatatttatcaACAAAATTTTCGTAAGTCAAGATAATATTTtgcaataaatattttgtaataactgaccttaaattaatttttagtataaaaatttcaaccacaatatgaatataaatcaacaaaatatataatataaatataaatcaacaaaatatttatttataaaatcatttaaatttatttaatatgatttttaagtaaaaatgattttataggattttgaatttaaaatgaatatttttgagTCTTTGATACAGAGTTCTTCTCGATAATGATTTTCCCATAATAGTGTGGAGAAGGATTGTCTCTTATGAATCATACTCgttatttatgatattattgaataaataattttaaaaatatatttaataaattaattctaatatatttatgtaaaaaatgattttatataatttcaaagtaaaaataaatattgatgagTTTTTGGTATGTAATTGTGTGAACTACtcgaagaaataattttatcatcttGAGCAAATTGTCTCACTAAATAATATTTGTGGTCtctatcataaattattttaattcatgcTATTATTAAGTCTTTGGTGTGCACTTATGTGAAATACTCCAAGAACATGCTTTTGTCACACATAATGGTCTCAGGTAGGATTTCCTCCAacgaataatattttttatttttaccatatataattaaactaatttatattgttattaataaactagtttgaattttttttaataaaaatatatttaataaataaattttaaacataagCCAAAATATTACTTTGTGTGTGGTAAGGGTGGCGGAGGTGAGCTTCCGGTGCAGCGAAGTAAATTTTGTTCAGGTCGTACGGAATAAAGATCtaaagagggagagagagaggagagcgTTAAGATCTTTACAATAGTTGGATCCATTCTAGTTCTAGATTATGTCAAAAGTAGTCTCATTCCCTTAATATGAAGACTTTTATAGGGAAATTCTGGCGGGAGGAGCCGTTAGGGGCACACGATCTTGTGGGAT is a window encoding:
- the LOC100781017 gene encoding putative pentatricopeptide repeat-containing protein At1g53330, translated to MSTSKPISPFRLTSLLRSTKDPSLALQLFLNPNPNPNPNPRPLRHSLRSYDLLITKLARAKMFPQMEQILHQLQTLTQFPVPEPLLCRVIISYARARLPSRALRTFLSIPSFRCTPTLKSFNSLLHALLLCRDFPSLPRLLPRLRHFSASGPDACTYNILIRACSLNNNDLAHARKLFDEMLTLGVRPTQVTFGTLINMLCKDPHLNLREAFSVKEDMERVFKLKPNVFVYTNLIKAVCEVGDFDCAFRLKDEMVRNNLRLDVVVYNTLTSAVFKAGKKGLGYRILEEMKSGGVKPDAVTCNVLIGEFCREGNLVEAYRVLDDGVEGVKPDVFGYNVVIGWLCKEGKWREADDLFRDMPRRQCVPDVVTYRTVFDGLCQWMQFEEAGLVLEEMVFKGYVPCSSSLNEFVGRLCQEGDFELLGKVLSGLGGGFFCNENVWKTVVSLVCKSEKLSGAFELLDALVLA